The following are encoded in a window of Carya illinoinensis cultivar Pawnee chromosome 15, C.illinoinensisPawnee_v1, whole genome shotgun sequence genomic DNA:
- the LOC122297280 gene encoding beta-glucosidase 44-like, whose amino-acid sequence MRAPILLLPVLSLLSAVLFVHAAEAAVFPDEPESVSLDTGGLSRDSFPKGFVFGTATSAYQVEGMASKDGRGPSIWDVFVKIPGIVANNGTGEVSVDQYHRYKEDVDIMAKLNFDAYRFSISWSRIFPTGRGKVNWKGVAYYNRLINYLLKRGITPYANLYHYDLPLELEKEYKGLLSDQVVKDFADYADFCFKTFGDRVKNWMTFNEPRVVAALGYDNGFFAPGRCSKAYGNCTAGNSATEPYIAAHHLILSHAAAVQRYREKYQEKQKGRIGILLDFVWYEPLTRSKADNYAAQRARDFHVGWFLHPIVYGEYPRTIQEIVGDRLPKFTKEEVKMVKGSMDFVGINEYTAYYMYDPHQPKPKVLGYQQDWNAGFAYAKNGVPIGPRAYSYWLYNVPWGLYKALIYIKKHYGNPTVILSENGMDDPGNVTLSKGLHDTTRINFYKGYLTQLKKAVDEGANVVGYFAWSLLDNFEWRLGYTSRFGIVYVDFTNLKRYPKMSAYWFKRLLQRNKH is encoded by the exons ATGAGAGCcccaatattattattgccGGTTCTCAGCTTGCTGAGTGCCGTTCTGTTTGTGCATGCGGCGGAGGCTGCCGTATTCCCGGATGAGCCGGAGAGCGTGAGTCTGGACACGGGTGGGCTGAGTAGAGACAGCTTTCCGAAGGGATTTGTGTTCGGGACGGCGACGTCGGCATATCAGGTGGAAGGGATGGCTAGTAAAGATGGCCGTGGGCCCAGCATTTGGGACGTCTTCGTTAAAATTCCTG GGATTGTTGCTAACAATGGGACTGGAGAAGTGTCAGTGGACCAATATCACCGCTACAAA GAAGATGTGGATATCATGGCAAAGCTCAACTTTGATGCGTACCGGTTCTCAATTTCTTGGTCCAGGATTTTCCCAA CTGGAAGGGGGAAAGTAAATTGGAAGGGCGTGGCATACTACAACAGGTTGATCAACTACTTGCTCAAAAGAG GCATCACCCCCTATGCAAACCTATATCATTATGATCTTCCCCTCGAACTTGAGAAGGAGTACAAGGGCTTGTTGAGTGACCAAGTGGT GAAAGACTTTGCGGATTATGCAGACTTTTGTTTCAAGACATTCGGAGACAGAGTGAAGAATTGGATGACATTTAATGAGCCTAGAGTAGTGGCTGCTCTTGGGTATGATAACGGTTTCTTTGCTCCTGGAAGGTGCTCTAAGGCGTATGGAAATTGTACTGCTGGAAATTCTGCAACTGAGCCCTATATTGCTGCCcatcatttaattttatctcatgCAGCTGCAGTGCAGAGATACCGTGAAAAGTACCAA GAAAAACAGAAAGGAAGGATTGGAATTTTGTTGGATTTCGTTTGGTACGAACCTCTTACCAGATCAAAGGCTGACAATTATGCAGCTCAAAGAGCAAGAGATTTCCATGTTGGATg GTTTCTTCACCCCATTGTATATGGTGAGTATCCAAGAACGATTCAAGAAATTGTTGGGGATAGGCTACCCAAGTTCACAAAAGAAGAGGTCAAGATGGTGAAGGGTTCAATGGATTTTGTGGGGATAAATGAATACACTGCTTACTATATGTATGATCCGCATCAACCAAAACCAAAAGTTTTGGGCTACCAGCAGGACTGGAATGCTGGATTTGCTT ATGCCAAGAATGGAGTGCCTATTGGTCCACGA GCATATTCTTATTGGCTCTACAACGTACCATGGGGTTTGTACAAAGCTTTAATTTACATTAAGAAGCATTATGGAAACCCTACTGTGATTCTATCTGAAAATG GAATGGATGACCCGGGTAATGTTACACTTTCGAAGGGATTGCACGACACCACAAGAATCAACTTCTACAAAGGCTATTTGACTCAGTTGAAGAAGGCAGTTGATGAAGGAGCAAATGTTGTTGGCTATTTTGCATGGTCATTGCTCGACAACTTCGAATGGAGATTAGGCTACACTTCGAGGTTTGGAATTGTCTATGTTGATTTCACCAACCTCAAGAGGTACCCAAAGATGTCTGCCTATTGGTTCAAGCGCCTACTCCAGAGAAACAAGCATTAA